Part of the Drosophila gunungcola strain Sukarami unplaced genomic scaffold, Dgunungcola_SK_2 000324F, whole genome shotgun sequence genome is shown below.
ccgctcccgctcgcgatgctgctgctgcatctgcAACTGCTGGGCGTTGACGATGTGGGGGAAGTGCTGCGATTCGGCCAGGAGGCGTTTATAGACCTCAACATCGGACCGCGCGGCAGCGTGGACCTGCACCGGCACCGGAACCCCAGAACTTCCCAGCGATGGCGGCGGTAGCGGTGGCGCGGGCGAAACCGAACCCGGTCGCCCACCATTCGAGTGATGGTCGTTGTTCTCGGTGCCCTCGAAGGGATCGTGCTCAATGGGATCGgaatcgggatcgggatcatAGCCATTGTGGAGCAATCCACAAACGGCATCCTCATCCCCCATATAGCCAGCCGTCTCCTCGGCGCCGATCTCCTCCGCTCCGCACTCATCCACCAGGCCCAGTTGATGATGTGAATGATGGTGAtgacgttgctgctgctgctgctgctgatgctgcagctgctgctcttCATCCTCGCTGTCCTGTCGCTCCTCTTTGATTAGACCCAAGCCAAGGTGGCTATAGGGAAGGCTTAGATGATGATGCTCacgttcccgttcccgttccgcTTGTGCCGCTGCCACAGCTGCggcctgttgctgctgctcctcctgctgatgctgctgctgcagctgtaACTGCtgatggtgctgctgctgcagctgttgGAGGTGATGCTCCTCCTGGGATGGATCCACCACGCGCTCATGGAGACTGACTCCATTAACCAGACTTTTGCGCAGGCGCCAGGCGAAGGTGCGCGAGATGTTTAGCTCGTTGGCAATCACCGTGGTGGTGGCCTCGCGCAGTATTAACTGCTTGGCCAGGGCAATCTTCTTGGCATCCAACTTGATGCGAGTGCGTCCCTTTCTCTTGTTGGCTAGGCCCAGTCTGAAAGTAAGACAAATCAGGCAATTTTAAACGGGTCCAAGTAGGTAAGTCTAAATGAAGTACTTACTTGCGATTATTCACATGCAGTTCAGGAGCCGTGGGCTTGCGTGCTCCTCCGGCGGCGATCCGTTTGGGGAAATTGTTGAACTGCACAATGTTCTGCTTAAATAGCTGCTGCAGGGGCCTAAAAAGGAATAAAGAAATGGTCCATATACACAGAATTCACTTAATTAATGTACACAACTAGTGCCACTTACATTTTGGCTGCCTTGGAAGGACAGCCGGTGCGCTTATGCCAGCCCAAATGGTGGCCCGTGGGAAAGAGGACATGGCAATCCGAGCACTGCATGGGCCGactatagaaataataaatcaaactaATATCTTATTGCACTAAAAGATCATCTCTAAACTCACGTTTGATTGCGACGCTTCTTGACGCACCGACCACGCCGTATGTGCTTCTCCAGAAAACGTTTGTAGAAATATGTCTTGCGGCAATTGCTGCACTCGTACACCGGCCCCGGTGCTCCATGGACGCTTTGCATGTGCGCCTTGAGGATCTGCTTCATCTCGAAGATCTGGTAGCAATGGGGACACTGGAAACCGGGTCCCCGCATGCCCTGAGCCACGCCAACGCTGGCTCCTCCATTGACCAAATCATTTGGATTTGAGAGATCCGCAGATGCTTCATCGCCCGGCGTGATTAACTCGATTTCGGGTATCAGCGGCAGCGACATgtcctcgtcatcgtcatcatcgtcgtcgtgGTGATGCTGCTGGTCGAGATCGAGCTCCATATCCTGACCCGTTGGACCGGTGGCGGAGCCATTGGGAAACTTGTTCATCTGATGCTGCATGTACTCCTGCATCAGGCGAATGGAGTTGAAGTCGAACGGCTCCTTAGGGTGCACGCCATGGACGGTTATCTCCCCATCATcgttgtggtggtggtggttcaGGGGATTTATCTCCTCCAcatcatcctcatcctcaggATTTGTTCCCCTTAACTCAAGGCCGTTTCTATGATGGACGTCTTCTTGATCATCTTCTCGCTCCCCGTCGTGGCCAGTTTCGTTATGGTCCTCCATATGCTCGTGGACCACCTCATCGTCGTCCTCGTCCCGATGGCCATTGATGGCCTGGCCATGACCATTCGGCAGAAGCTTGTGTGCCTCGCCAGCCTCAACTTCATTGTCATTGTCATTATCCTGATCGTGATCCTGATCATTGTCTTCGTCCTCgtcggaggaggaggaactGCTGCTGGTGGAACTGCTGCCACTTCCGCTGGCACTGCTGCTCCCGCTGCCACTGCTGCAGCCGCTGCTTTTGGTCTGGTCGGCGGCGGCGCTGTTCTCCAGCGGATCCGCACTCTCGATCTTCTGGAGCCTCAGTTTTTGGCGGTAAAAGTTATCCGCCTCCTCGCACTTCTTTTTGAAAACGCAGGCCGAAATGACCGTCTTAGCACAGCTCACACACACCTGTTGCGGTAGGGTGTCGTTTTTGCTGATCTGTAAAGGTTGAAAAGATAGGCATTggtttcaaattcaaatttcaccTATGCCAAATGTAACGGCTAGCACAAGATTGCCAGATTGGTGGAAAATAACCAAGTTAATTGCGGATCACAGTGATTACTCACGAAATCTAAGCTACGTTTTAAAAGTATCTCACTTTAGGTAAACTTAATTTAGAAGTTGTTTTGTAACTTTTCTGTTAAATTTTTGCCTAGTTGCCTATTTGTTGCATTTACTGAAGGACCACTGTATCTTCACCTACCTACCCCAATTAATAGCATCCTTATTTCGAGCGTTGCCAGATCAGACATTACGAATTGCCCAAAGACAACATGAAATTCCTTGAATTGGCAACATAATCTACTCAAGTGGGAAAATTGCACAAATAAACCAGAAAATTGCAGCATTTCAACGGTTGAGGAAAAACACATAAGGagaaaatcaaattgaaatatgCACATGAATTGTAAAAACACCAATGCGAATAAGGGGGCGAAGACACACGGGCGAGAAAACACACAGAGCCACCCCATTCACATTCACGTGCCACCTTTCACCCCTCACTTTACCCCTTACCAGTCCAGAATCGAGGGGCCAACGAACGTCTAAGCCGAACATAAAGTGGGAAATGGGCAAAGAGCGAGTACACAGTAGGAAAAAAGGTAGCTTCATATGAAAcctaaataatatttatctaaatttggagtttaatttatatcagtatttgacatttaataaaacacaaataaattatgtttaaaattataacattttttgatttcctATACTTTTTCTCTTTATGTAGCAGTGTCAAAGAGATTAAATGGAGCTGGGGAAAAGAGAGCGAAGAGAGCTAAGATTGAAAAGTTAAGTAAAggaaaaatttatgaaataaagCCCAAGACATACATACAGACAAacgacaaaaaacaaaaaacaagcacTTCTAAACAGCAATTCAAACggtaaattattttacaaaagcCACAGCAgagaaacgaaacgaaatgaagaaatacaaaattcgAAATACGGCTAAAGACAAGACCAAAAAACCCACAAGAAATTCCATCGAGCTGCGAcggaaaaaatatgaaatgctcgttgaaaaaattgtatacacaatatgaataaaataaactaaccAAAGCCGAAGCCATTCCACCGAACaaataaacagaataaatggcCAAAGAGGAGTGGAGCAACAAGACAAAGCAATGAAAACTGATTCCAAATTACACACACATATGGGATACAAGATATAATACGTACGGTCGAATGTGtatgaaaattaatatgaataataaatacgTGGAGTGGCTGTGTTGGTGTGAATAACTTTCatatgtttgctttttttagttttagtattCCACGAAGAAGAACACAACAACAATCTTGGATTACCTACAAGCAGTGGGCTCAAATAGTCGACACACCtcgttaaaaataaatatagaccCAAAAAGATCTTTCACTTCAGTCCTCCCGTTCAACACAACTGTTTGCCAAATAAGATATaaccaaaatatttgcttCCTGCCAAAGAATGTTTTTtgatatacatacatatgtacatatgtattcTAAGCGCTCTTAGATATTTAGATGGTTCGCATGGAATACAAATTAGGATCGATTTTATATGCAAACAGCTCGAAAAGCTTTACAGAATCAACGGGATAAAAAAGACAAATAGAAATTCACAGCAAAAcatcaaaatcaataaatacaGTGGTTGGTAGCTATAgaaataatgtttaattaattggttttaagattctttcacaaaaaatatatatacatatatccttAAATACCCAACTACATATGCGattataaaattaactatCTTTCTTTTGTCTACACAGtcatttataatatttgtgaaaagaaaaaagattttaaagtaaaattttccATGATTTTAAGTTCACCCAGGTATGCCTAAGGCACGTGCTTGCTTATTTTAACGTCCATTTTAATCAGCCATTATGAAATCAGTCCTAAAATGTTCTTATCACAAAGTTTACCATCTAAAGATGATAAGGGGGCTATGTAAATTGAGAACTATAATCTGTTCTACAAACCAAATTTACTGTATTAAACCCTAAATATACTTATCTATATTaggtaattataattatattctataattagatttataaaaatataaattaatatatacataagtaTTAAACGTTTGTTAAGAAAGAAATTATAACCAGATAATATTCTAATCTTTCTTATATTTCCCTATTGACAACGGAGAAAACCAAGTTCCATTGATTGGATGAGTTTGCAATTCTTGACCTTCGGTTTACCCTTCGCCTCAGCTTTTTCACCTCTTTGTTCTCCTGCTCTGACTTCTTAGTTTAAGAATTTGTCACCCTTTTTGCCGCCCCTATTTTGACCACCCCTTTTTGTTGCTCGTCTCTATCTTAGCATTTTCTACTCACCTTGACGTTGGCCAGCGTGGTAATCTTCTGCCATAGCGCATCCTCGCCGAAGATGGGTATCATGGGCAGGGCTGTGGTGACTGTTGCAGTGGTGTTgttctgttgttgctgatggtGGGTGGTGATGCAGATGCGACATAGCGGTGGGGCAATTCCGCCCCCAACCTCCTGCTGACCATCGCTCTCCATCGCGAGAGTTTGTTACCCAgggaactggaactggaacgGAAGGAACTGAAGGAGAtggagctgctgcaggagTGACAGGAGGAGTAACCGCTGGCCATCAACTGCATGCCTTCCACTGGTTCCTAGTCCTTCTGCTTCCACTGAGAGTCGTCGTTCCACAAATCTCCGGCAGTGGGTGGATCAAATCAATCAGTTGTCAAATCGAATCCAATATCGATGGAATGGGAAATGGAATACTTAGAAAGGGAGTACCACCACAACCGGCAACAAGTGGCAAATCTCTCTCCCGCGAGAGCGTAGCGCATGGAACGAACGGAAAATCGAAGAAACAGAAACGGGAGAACGGAACGTGTTCCGATTGTACCGACGACGTTTGGTAAACTGAAATGGGAATGCAGAGCAGAAcaagaaaactatttattaataatgggGCATAAACGAAAAATGTGtgtacgaaaaaaaaaaagaatatatactcTTATACGAATGATACGAAGGCAGCAATGATCAAGACGcaaagaaaactaaataagAGTTAACAAAACAACGAGCAAGCAAACtagaaaataaatgtgaaaaataaaaaaaacacacacagaaaaacaCAGTGATGGCAACACAATGGCACACATACAAACATACTCCTTGCccgtacatacatatatttattgtgtggatttcaaaaacaacaccagcaacaacaaaacaattcTTACTGTCGTAGTCGCCATACAAAAGTTATGAACTTGatacacacacaagcacacacaaaaataaaattacacaaaagaaaacaagtcgaaactaaaaaataacatctatacacacacacacagttaCAGGGGTATCTCACAGATACAGAAACAGATACAGTGACAGAGAAACACgaacaaataataatagcaaaaatcgtaacgaaacgaaatgaaataaaactttatatcTACAAAAGTTAGGAATGAGGGGAATGTTCGGGGATTATAGAGGAGATAGGGCGGAAGACAAAGCACACAAAGTACGATAAATTCATGGTCGCTCTCTTTCGCTCATTATGGAATGGGAAAAATTGCTGTAATTTAGTTgagcaattattttttagtttgccATTCGCTCCATCGGTAAAAGCATCTCGATCAATAAATCACCAGCGTCATCGATAAGCCAGCGGCAAAAAGTCATCGAACTATCGACGTTTTCATTCCATTTAACTAACACCCCCTCCCACTTAGACAACTACTGGAAAGAACAAGGTGAACGaacggaaatggaaaatgcgtGGAACACAGCACAACAGAAAACTAGGAACAAATTCCAAATGCAATTCAAGTTCAGCAACGGAATGCAAAAATTCTCAACCAGTTTCTCCTCCCGAGaactttttgcaaaaaatcatatccaaaaaaaataggCGCGGACTGTGTGGGGCAATGGGGGGTTAAGAATCCTAGGCACATGAGTTTGCAAATTGAAATTCTGTTTTGATCTTCTACCCGAAGATCTCTCTGTTTTTTGTTCCTATCTGCATGAAAAGAGAATAAGAACAAGCTCTCGCATAATGATGCACAGAGAGCAAGCGAGCGAGCGGCACCTGGAAACTGGAACTGGTAAAAAGACCAAAGCAATTTGCAATACATATTTGTACAACGGGTACTACCCCCCAAGCACTCTCCTCATACTCCTTGAAAAACATAATGCATACCAAGATATGAACACAGTCAATCTTCTATAAACCCGACCAATTGTGGGTTCAATTATCCTTGTGGGTATTTTATAGTCGTATTTGTGAAATTGTAAAATACCCCATTTGTTATAAAATAGATACATTGAAAACTATAATAAAATCGAATTATCCAGTAGATTAAAAAGATATCCTTGCAGCAATAAGATAAAAGGTAATACCAAACCTAACAACACCTGAACCTCCATTTGTAAAAATCTTTGCATACTGTTTGGCGGTCCTCTAATTCGCAAACGTTTTTAAACActtataaacataatattaagaaacatttgtcaaattaaacttaattaaactacatttaattgaaataaataattaattctgTAACTTTATAACGAATTCAAAGTACAATAATGTCAAAGTCAGAGCATACGTATACTATAAAACTGGAACcacttttttattacaaataattcGAGAAACAAAACTTGTTTGCGTTCCataaataatctttaaaagAAACTTGAATCTTTATGAGACAGATAGTGGTTGGAATTATGGAAGTTCGACTGTATATGAATAGTTTCCATGTCTGCAAGAGGCCCGCATATGGAGCTAAGCTCCCCCTCTTTCCCATTCTCCGTCAATTACCATTTCAAGTCAGAGCCAGACattgtttaaagtttaaaataaaaattaaataaaatggaacCCATACAAAGGAGCGTGATGGTGGTTAAGGGGGCGGAATGATGGTGGTGGGAAACGTAGTGGTTTTACACACATGAGGAAATATACGGAATACGGAGCAAGAAAAAAAGACTTTATAACAAACGAAATGCTTATTACTTATGAGAAGAGGGTGAGATGGGGAGGTGGTGGGTAGTGCGTAAGAGTCGAGCGGAAAAGCAGGCAGAAAAGTCAAGAAACTCGAGATTTCTGTTTCTGCACAAAGACAAGACTAGGAGACTAGAGAGAGAGAAGATTTTGTAGAGCcgaagtcgaagtcgaagcTCCAAACGAACCGAAGCGAACCCCAACACGAACCTCTTACTCAAAACGAATCCCAACGAACCCGAAAACGAAccaaactgaactgaactgaacgaCTCTACTCTACAACTATTCAAGAAGTCGCGTCGAGAAAAGCAAATACACACTACTTACATTTACTATCCCATATATCCCAGAGAAAGACATGTGTGTTGGTTGGTTGCTTGCTTTTGCTTGTTGGTTTACCTCCACTCACACTGTGAGACTTAaaactttgttattttttttttatgattattttagCTATTGTACAGTTCCACAGAAAATTTATACACCGCAAACGAACGACCAAGTTACAAGGGGTCgttgggcggtgggcggtagGAGGTAGGAGGTGGGTTTTAACGATACATACAGACATACCATacagaatttaatatttgtgagCATATTTACTGACGGAATGGCTATGGAATGAAATAGAATAGAAGCACAAGAACGAATGAACGCTGAGAAGACACAGAAGAAGCACATCTAGAAGAATTGAAGACACAGCGAGCAATGACAAAGTAAACTTTTGTATCGGTATTTGTACCGTGTGTGCGCAAGTACTAGATAAATTCTAAATGCTGTCGTTGACTTAGAAAGTATTCCAAATAACAAAAGAAGCACAAGAAGCGGGCAATTCTTCTGTCAGCTTACCAGCAttcttttttctctttcttcAAGTCACACAGATCAAGAACTCGAAGCAGTGGAGAAAATGTGCAAGAAAACCTTCCATGGCCTTGCATAACAAATTGCTCTGTTCATAATTGATTTGAGTCTCCTGCATGCAAGAGTTTTGGGGGACAAAAAGAAAGATAAAGAGAGCGAAAGAGGGCGGGAATGTGAGCTAAGAAAGCGGAAGGAAGGGGGGTGCAAGTCGAAGAGATTACACTGATTATGTAATGCCCCCAAAAGAATATCATTAATTCTCGTATCTGCAGCTCTCACAGACATGTGTATAAACATGCATGGGCAACTACAGTGGTTGCTGCCAAGTTGCATCTGAAAGATACGCGACctaaaaaaaccaacaattcCAATTGAATATGATCATCGAAAATTAGTAAAACATTCCTATAAAAGCGATAGTGCTTGTTTACACTAACTCGTTTTCTGACTTTACAAGTGGAAGTTTGTTGATGAAACTCAaaccattaataaataatgatataCTGATTGCAAGGCCCGATTTCCAGATGTGTTTATTCGTTGTTTTTATACCAGGCACCTTTGGAGTATAAGGTTACATTGTATTAGGACAAAAGTATGATACAGGGAGAAGATCCTGTTCACGAAACtttatattcttaatcagccTGGATTAAGAATCTGTAAATACTAGATCTATCCTACCCACAGTCTTTCATGAACCACTGTAATTGTCTAGATCTTTTTAATCTTTGCTATGACCTCTTCATAACTATATCTAGTTAGTGAGTTTAAAAAAGTGTTATCAATGTATGTTTCTTATCTTCTCATCCGAAGAactttaataacaattataaGGTTAAATATTCAGGTTAAACTATTAGCGAGCGATCACTGTGCTGCATATTGAGACCTCATATGGACGGTGGTCGGTGGTAAAGAGGGTGGGAGATTGAGGTGAGGTGAGGTTGGTAATTACAAACTCACGACAATGTGCGACGTGAACAATAATTTTACGTGTACTTGCAATAACAATGGCTCCGGAAGAAGACACACACACGAGTGATTACAGTGgtctgtgtctgtgtgagGAAATGTACACTTACAAGCATCTGTAAGTTCAactatattaataatataaaaagagAAGATTGGAAAGATTGGAATGTGTTTGTcgattgtttgttttgtttgtttcttttcagtCAGTTGCCGAGATATTAATTTCGATAGTCGCTCAATATCGATAGCTAAGCCCATATCAGGTTTATCTGATTATGTAAACAATTTGTCCAACTATATGCCCCGATATTATATGCATACATAGGAAGAAATAAAACCTAGATAAACGCTGAGGTTTTTGTTTCGCAGAAATACCCGAATAaatattgcaattaaaatttctacAGAACTCAAaagaaagcaacaaaaaattgtagaaACAGAAAAAGACTAAGACCAGAGGAATGCGTACAGAGAAAagcttaaagaaaacaaataaaagcgcTCTGGTAATGAAGATTGCGGCAATGATGATGACGGAGTGAGGATattaagtcaaaaaaaaaagatacgAGGGAGCTGTAAGCCCAGTCAACCGACCGCTTTTACAAAAGGAGATGCGTGTGGGCGGGTGGGAGTGCCGAAAGGAAAAGAAACAGCTTGAAAAGACAGCCGGAGAAGAACAGGAACCAGACCTGGGAGAGAAGGGGAAAAGCCAGGCCAAAaaactagatgaaaaacttggCAATGGCCAGAGATAAGCAGAAGATGAGAGGAATGAACAGAGGACTGAGAACCGAAGAACGCCGATGCGAAAGAACTACGAACCCAGAAACGAGAAGAAACCAGCCAGAAGAAAGAAGCAGGCGCGCTCAATAGACAAGTTTCGTATTCAGCGACTTGCCCATAAAAGCATCCAAGATCTTCCCATTTCTGTTGCAAAAAATACAGATGTGAACAAAATACTAGTAGCTCAAATATTAACTCTCTaagttatacaaatttataagttaTATAACTATGCATTTATGAGTCGATCTAGCTTGCTCCATCTTAATCAACAAAAGAACTATTATAACTATGTATATAATCATACCTCGTATAGTTCTTAAAGGACCCAAGACCGTTTATTAGTaccttttaatataaaaactgGCAATAAATCTCCCTTACCTCCTAATTATCCACATACTAGTGATGCCTAGGGTATAGCCCCTAGATGTGGGTAACAATTCTTGGGAGgttaatgaatatttttatttgacacTTCTGtaagaatttaaatatataaattcagCAAATTGGATCGACAATGAGACCAGggttactattattttgacctcATTTGTAAATCCCAAGGGGAAATCCTCCAACCGCAAGAGCTCGCTTGATTGATACCCTGTAGTTTGGTGGGGGGAGGGAGGGGTTTAAGGTGGACGGGGGGGAATCGTTTGGTGCGGTTTGGTCGTCGTCGTCGGAAAAACCacagaaagagaaagaaaaagaaccAAAAGAAACTGTGCAGCATAGAAAAGTTTACagcttgaaaaatattttatggccTTACATTTTGTGCTTGACTTTTGAGTGCGAGAGAGGGAGAGGGCGTATCAAGTGCAAAGGAGATAGCTAGAGCACGTGCAATAAATGTAATTACCACATTCAAGTAAGCATTtgtatgtgtttgtgtgcgagTTTATGGGTTCAAGTTGTACATTTTCTCTAGACTTTTATAGACGCTTCTGATATAAGGGGTATCAAGGGTAGATTGATTGTTACTTTGAAAAGGTAAAAATTTAGACAACTAAATCAGCGGATCTTGAATCTTGTAACTCACAAGGCTTTTATCTATCTTGCAATTGCAAAATTACATGTTTGTTAATAGATACCAAGGTATAAGTATGCTGTAATCTTAGTTTTTGTTAGCTCTTAACACTAACAAGGTATTTTATAATCTTaataaaatgctaaaattattatacaaataaactACCGGTACAACCTCAGCTAAAACCTGagaattcttttaaatttcccGCATCCGTAGAAGGGCGAATCTTTCCAAATATCTAAGAGCCCCTTTTTTTGGGGGTAATGCATAGTCGAGTTCTAGGACAGTG
Proteins encoded:
- the LOC128266096 gene encoding uncharacterized protein LOC128266096, coding for MESDGQQEVGGGIAPPLCRICITTHHQQQQNNTTATVTTALPMIPIFGEDALWQKITTLANVKISKNDTLPQQVCVSCAKTVISACVFKKKCEEADNFYRQKLRLQKIESADPLENSAAADQTKSSGCSSGSGSSSASGSGSSSTSSSSSSSDEDEDNDQDHDQDNDNDNEVEAGEAHKLLPNGHGQAINGHRDEDDDEVVHEHMEDHNETGHDGEREDDQEDVHHRNGLELRGTNPEDEDDVEEINPLNHHHHNDDGEITVHGVHPKEPFDFNSIRLMQEYMQHQMNKFPNGSATGPTGQDMELDLDQQHHHDDDDDDDEDMSLPLIPEIELITPGDEASADLSNPNDLVNGGASVGVAQGMRGPGFQCPHCYQIFEMKQILKAHMQSVHGAPGPVYECSNCRKTYFYKRFLEKHIRRGRCVKKRRNQTRPMQCSDCHVLFPTGHHLGWHKRTGCPSKAAKMPLQQLFKQNIVQFNNFPKRIAAGGARKPTAPELHVNNRKLGLANKRKGRTRIKLDAKKIALAKQLILREATTTVIANELNISRTFAWRLRKSLVNGVSLHERVVDPSQEEHHLQQLQQQHHQQLQLQQQHQQEEQQQQAAAVAAAQAEREREREHHHLSLPYSHLGLGLIKEERQDSEDEEQQLQHQQQQQQQRHHHHSHHQLGLVDECGAEEIGAEETAGYMGDEDAVCGLLHNGYDPDPDSDPIEHDPFEGTENNDHHSNGGRPGSVSPAPPLPPPSLGSSGVPVPVQVHAAARSDVEVYKRLLAESQHFPHIVNAQQLQMQQQHREREREQREREREQLQHQKAHNGGMPMLTRYPPAVMHALPVNLSLRSMPHMNSNESNGSSSSNTAAPVPVSGSSAASSSATPTGKKPRKPNVFIDDEKYAMAKLLVAQNSSTMEIARALNVSQMTAWKVRDAILKGVPLSYRNKRSDGRHSEEFTAKEHQQQQQQQQEQQQRQQEIQRQQQHQQQQMEQMELIKQQRQQQELLLQQQQQQQQQQQQLRHHTPADTSHYQQQQQTPPKLLHPRRRLKAAERELRDKEITREILELIKEDSNIQYWKVSARLAEKGINISPSSVCQKLKSMGIHRRWKPGDKPPMLAISQLKAATVAAAAAAASLAGVGGVVGGGGGNGSAGLAGNSFGLADDGYEQQQFDMGGPHFLSAFTR